The Caulobacter sp. FWC26 genome contains a region encoding:
- a CDS encoding LysR family transcriptional regulator, which translates to MPDLTLDLRYLKYAVQVAEAGSFRRAAERLAISQSTVSRRVQILERQLGCSLFHRTRSGADLTPEGERFLQQAVVGARFLREAATEIRTTRKQTTGVVRFGMLEAFPACPIIDLLASFRLRYPTIEVKLEEGTSEANTLGVRRGLLDAAISLGAARDPALQIRRLCEPDLFVALSPGHKLASRPNLVWDDLCGEIFLSRSDGAGRELAAMLRRMVGAVESAVQLSIQQVSRETLLTMVEQGFGVTITSAVRRPDLALVPLRSSRAPTAAMISSSDNDNPALPLLLKCFDALPGMKVGAA; encoded by the coding sequence ATGCCCGATCTGACGCTGGACCTTCGATACTTGAAGTACGCCGTTCAGGTCGCTGAGGCGGGTAGTTTTCGACGCGCGGCCGAGCGCCTTGCGATATCGCAATCCACCGTGAGCCGTCGGGTTCAGATACTTGAGCGCCAGCTTGGGTGCTCGCTATTCCACCGCACGCGATCAGGCGCTGATTTGACGCCCGAGGGGGAACGCTTCCTTCAGCAGGCGGTAGTGGGTGCGAGATTCCTTCGCGAAGCCGCGACGGAAATCCGCACTACACGGAAGCAGACGACCGGTGTCGTCAGGTTCGGAATGCTCGAAGCATTTCCCGCGTGCCCTATCATCGACCTTCTAGCGAGCTTCCGGCTCCGATACCCGACGATTGAGGTCAAACTCGAGGAAGGAACGTCAGAAGCAAACACACTGGGTGTCAGACGGGGGTTGCTAGACGCGGCAATCAGCCTGGGCGCGGCTAGAGACCCTGCGCTCCAAATCCGACGCCTATGTGAACCGGATCTGTTCGTCGCGCTGTCCCCAGGTCACAAATTGGCATCGCGGCCTAATCTCGTCTGGGATGACCTCTGCGGAGAAATCTTTCTGTCCCGCTCCGATGGGGCCGGACGAGAACTCGCTGCGATGCTGCGACGGATGGTCGGGGCGGTCGAGAGTGCCGTCCAACTTTCAATTCAACAGGTCAGTCGAGAGACCCTGCTGACGATGGTCGAACAGGGGTTTGGGGTTACCATCACGAGTGCGGTTCGCCGTCCAGACCTTGCTCTGGTGCCACTTCGATCCAGCCGGGCGCCGACCGCAGCAATGATCTCGTCTAGCGACAACGATAATCCAGCGCTGCCCCTTCTACTGAAGTGTTTCGACGCTCTACCCGGTATGAAA